GACCTCGGCGAGGTTGACCAGAGCCGGCTGGATGCCGGCAAAGGTCGTCGACTCGCGGGAGTTGTTCAGCCTCTGGCCGTCGACCAGGATGAGCACCCGATTCGAGCTCAGACCGCGGATGACCGGGAGACCGCGGAATGGTCCCTCACCATCAATTTCCACGCCCGGCACCATTTTGAAGAGATCCGCCATCTTTTCGGGTTGGATCTTTTCGATCGTCTCACGGTCGAAGACCGTAATCGGCGCGGGTGCGTCGCCAGACGCCTGCTCCTGTCGGCCGGGGGTTACGACGATCTGGTCCCTGAAGACCCGGCCCTCCTCGGTCGCCTCTTCATCCTCGGTGCCCTGGACCGCCTCGTTCGGCGGATTCTCCGGTTCATCCTGCCGGGCGGCTGCCGGCATCGTTACCGCAACGAGAAAAAAGATCGACAGGACGTTGGCAAGCGCTCTGATCATGGGGAAAACCTCCTTCAACCACTCGGGCATCCTTGCTCGAAAAACTCGAGTCTTCGGATGGTACGTAAAGTGAGACGGTTTGTGGGAACCCGGGATCGAGGTTTTACCCCCAGGTGACAGTTCACCCACACATGACGTAAAAAACGGGCTTTTGGCGGTCAGGTGCGCAGGATTTCGTCGAGCCTCAGGTGTTGCAAGGGCCAGGCAGCAGGCAGCATTTCGCGGAACGCGTCGGACGCGAACCACTCGTCATCGCCGGGATAGGTGGGCACCACGAGGCGCGGGAACCTGGCCACAATCTCGCGATCGGGAACGACCCGGGCCTCCTGGATCTCCCTGCGCCGCCCCCCGGCGTCGTCGAGGTTCGAGAAGAAGCCCGATGCGGCGCGCAGCTGCATCAGGATATGGCCGTCTTCAAGGGTCGGCGCCCCGACCCGCGGTCCCAACAGCACTCTCGCCAGGGCATGGCGAGCCGAGCCGACGATGCCGTTGTCACGGATGCGGCCGCGCCAGCGCTCACCGCGAGACATCGGCTGGGGGCCATTGCCGAACGGATCGGCCGCATGCCGCGCCATCTCCGGATCGGCCTCCAGGTAAGCCGTCAGCCGGTGCAGGTAGGTCGCCCAGACGGCCTCGCCGAAAGCTTTACGGTGCTCGTCATCGGCGCACACGAAGAACGTGCGCAGTGCATTTCGCTCGAACAGCACGCCGCGCTTGAAGTCGCCGAGGCTGGCCGAGGTCGCGGCTCCGCGGTGACGTGCGACCGCGTCCGGTGCGGCAACCACCTCTCGGCCACGGGCCCAGAGGCGCCAACCGAGGTCGACGTCCTCGAAGTAGGCGAAGAGCTTCTGATCGAAACCGCCGCTCGACTCCCAATCGTCGCGCCGGATCGCCATGTTCCCGCCGCAGGCAAACGGCAAGGACTCACCCGGGGCGGGTGGCTCGACCTCGGTCAGCTCGCACCCCTGACCGAGCTGGAAGGCGTGGCAGTCGAAGGTCACTCCGCCACGAACGAAATCGTGACGATCGCCATCCCAATTCGTGAGGCGCCCGGCGCTGGCGGCAGCCTGCGGGTTGGAGCCAAGGGCTTCGAGGTGAGCGTCGAGCAGGTTTTCCTCCGCCGCTGCGTCGTCGTTGAGAAGAACCAGGACATCGGCGCCCGCTGCTTCGACCCCGAGGTGAACGCCGCCGGCAAAGCCGAGGTTTTCCTCGGCCCGGACGACGGTAATCCAGGGCCATCGCTCGAGCGCGGCGTCGCCACAACGGTCGCCAGAACCGTTGTCGACGAGGATCACCTCGACGTCTGATCGATCGGCGTAAGCGGTGAGCGAGGCAAGGCTGTCCTCGAGGTGGTGAAACCCGGCGTGAGCAACAACGATCACCGCCGTTTTCATCGCGAACCTCGCTTCCGGCGCAGAGCACGCTGGAGCTTCTGGAGCAGGGGCTCATCGCCGGCAACCTGCCCGGGCGCGAGCTCGGAAAACCGTTCGCGATGCCCGTCGCGCCACGGATTGTCCGCGAATTCGAGTAGTGGCTTCGCAACCAGGCTCCACCTTCGATCGGCAGCCCATTTCCGACCGGCATCGGCTGCAGATTCCCTTTGCTGCGGATTGTCGAGCAGGGTTGCGACGGCAGCAGCCACAGCCGCTGGCGCGCCCTCCGGCACCACCTCTCCGGCCCCCGACTCCGCCACCACCCGCGCCATCGTTCCGCCCTCCGTTACCACGGTCGGCAGACCGAGCCATAGCAGATCCACGAGACGCGTACGAAGGCTGAGGTCGGTCTCGAGGCCCGCCCGATGGGTCACCACAGCGACATCCGCCGCCTGGGCCACCTCGAAGCGACGATCGTACGGCCGCCACTGCTCGAATCGGACGGAGGACCCGAGCCAACCGCGTCGTTCCGCCTCGCGCCGGATGCGCCCCGCTACTGTGAGAGGCGTCAGGTCGGGATGGGGGTGTTCGACGAACACCAGTACCGTCCGCGGGTCGCGCTCGAGAAGTGCCGGCATCGCGTCGAGCACGGTCAACGGGTCATACCAGTCGTAGATGCCGCCGAAGTAGAGCACCGGTGCATCGATGTCGACTCCGGGCAATACGTCGGCTCTCTCGGGCTTTGCCGGCAGTTCGGCCTCCGGCACACCAAACGGAAGCTCGACGATCAGTCTCCGCAGCTTGGGGTCATCCTCGAGACTCAGTGGATTCACCCTGCCGAGGGCGCTCAACCAACCGAGGTAGTACAGGCGTTGTTCTTCCGACGAGCAAAGGAAAAAATCTCCCCGTCCCATCTGCAGTCGCCACGTATCGTGATCGGTTGAGAAAGGTGTGAGTCCGAGATCTCGGTGGTAATGGAGATTCTCCACCAGGAACGGGTCGTAGAGATCGACCACCAGCGGCAGGTCGTCCCGTTGAGAGAGATAGCTGTTTCCGAGGTGCGCGTGGAGCAACACCCAGTCGTGATCGTCCGCCTGCGAGCCCAATCGCGTCGGCTCGGCGCGGATCACATCAACCCCGTCGAACCGAGGTGCCTCGTCCGTGTCGTTCGGAATCGCCAACGTCACGCCGTGCCCGGCATCCGCGAGGACCCTTGCAAGAGTCGCGAATCTCGTACCGACGCCGGCGGTGACGGCTCGCACCGGCTCGGGGCAGATCAGGAAGGCGCGGCTCATCGTCCCTGCGATCGGCCGAGGAGCCGGCTCACAAACTCCTTGAGCCTCCACGTCCTCGAGTTGGTGATCATCTCGAGAACCGCGTTCAGGTGCTCGACCTCGGACTTGAAGGTGTCCCGGGCTGCTTCGAGCTCGGCACAGCGATCCTTCAACTCGCGGCTCTCGACAACCAGAGGTTCGACCTCGGACCGAACCCGACGAATTTCGGCAGTCAGGCCGTTGTTGGCTCCACGTGCCTCCACCAGCTGCTCGTCGCGGACGCGCGCCCGCTCGGACGCACGGTCTCGGGCTTCCACTAACGACATCACCGCCGCCGCCAGCTTGGTGCGGTTTTCGAGGAGCCCGTGCCGATCCCAGATTGTTTCGAGCGCCTCGAGCTGACCCGGCGATCCGGGAGGATTCGCGCCGGTGATACCGCCAGCGCCCTCGATCACACGGTACTCGCACGTGACCTTGGGAATGTAGACTGGCGACGTACTCTCTGCCACGCTCAGCAGTAGGTCCCAGTCCTCGTACATGTCGAGCTCCGGGTCGAAGCCCCCGACCTCGAGGGCGAGCTTCCGCGGGATCGCGACGCACGGCAGCGGAATGTGATTGACCAATGCGAAGCGGGAGCGATCGAACTCGCCGCCAAAGGTTCGATGGCGCGAGACCTGGACCAGGTCACCGGCGTCGTCCATTCGCCAGACGCCCTGCACCGCATCGACATATGGAACAGACAGGCCACGAGCCACCGCTTTGCCGAGCGCCAGCAGGTGGTCGGGATACATCAGATCGTCATCGTCGAGGAACACCACATGCGTCGATTCCGCTCGTTGGAGCCCGGCCTGAGCGGCGGCGGATCGTCCCCGAGACGCCTCGAACTCGATCGCTTCGAGGTTCAGCCTCCCTTCGAACTGGGAGCACAGAGAGGCTATCGGCTCCCCGCCATCGTTGACGACAATCACCCTGTTGGCTGGGTGGAGCTGGGCGGCAATCGAATCGAGGGCTTCTCGAAGGAGATGGGGGCGGTTCTTCGTGCGCACGACCACGTCGATCGCCGCAGCTTCCGCAGATTCTTCGAGGCCCGAGCTCGGCCCTTGCGCGGCCGCCCACTCGGCGATCGAGTGGGTGCGGACGTAGCGCGGGTCCACGACGTGGTAGGCCTCCGCCCGTCTCACTCCGTCTGGAAGGGTTAGGCGCCTCGAGCGCGCGATTCCATCCATCACCTCGATATAGGGATGCACTTCGAGTTGCGAGGCGTACGCCTCCGCAGCCGAAAGAACGGTGTCCCACTCGGCGCTGACGTCAATCAGGAGATTGGGTCGCATCACCGCAGACACCTCGTAGGCGGCCAGGATCGTCGACTGAAGGGCCTCACCGGCCTCGCTGTCCCGCGGGATCGACTGCAGGAGACCGTAGACGAGCAGGGCCAGCGCCCGATGATCCGGGTGAATCTCGGCCGGCGAAGGAGCGAGGATCAGCGCCGGCGACATCTCGCTCAACAACGAGAGCAACCGATCGGCGAGAAGCGCATCGTCGGGCCGAATCGACCGGTCCGCAAGTCCCCAGAACTCGGGCTCGCTGAGACCGAGACGACGGGCCGCCTCGAGCGCCTCCTCCCGGCGGACGGTCGGATCGCCCTGCGCAGCGCCATCAGTGAGGATCACCAAACGAACATCGGCACCCGCCGCGACAGACTGCACGATCGCACCGCCGCATCCGAACACCTCGTCGTCGGCGTGCGGCGCCAAGACCAACACCGGCGATCCGTCGAGTCGGCCGGGCGCGTAAGGAATCAGGTCCTCTTCGGACCGCATCATGGGGCCATGGTAGCTGATCCGCCATTGCCCGCGCCCAATCCTCGGTTTTCGATGCTGGACGCTGGATGCTCGATGCTCGATGCTCGATGTTGGATGTTTGTTTTTTTGATTTTTTCACTCGATGTTCGATTCAGTGAATTTTTGACCCACTTTGCAGAGTCGTGCAGGGACACGGGCAGGCAGATCGAGACTCAGGTATTGAGAATCGAGGATCGAAAAAGGCACGCCCCCACCGGGTGGGCGGGGGCATTCCTCATTCCGAATTCCGAATTCCGAATTCTCCTAGGCTCCGTACTGCTTGATCGCCGCATCGAGCTTCGGCAACAGCACGTATATGAACCCGGCAACGCAGAGGATGCCGGCGGCCAGAACCAGGAACATCATGGTCGACGGTTCGAGACCGCTGATGAACCCGGCCAGCTTGTTGCCGATCGAGGTCGCGAGGAACCAGCCGCCCATCATCAGGCCGACCAACCGCTTCGGAGACAGCTTGGTCACCAGGGAAAGACCCATCGGCGACAGGCAGAGTTCTCCGCACGTGATGACCAGGTAATAGATGACCAACCACATCATCGACGTCTTGATCGCGCCGTCCTGACCTACGTATGCACCGAAGGCCATGATGAGGATTGAAATCGTCGTGATGACCATGCCGTAGAAGATCTTTCGCGCAGTCGAAACCTCTCGCCCACGTGCCGCAAGCATGCCGAAGAACCACACCACAACCGGCGTCAGCACAACCACGAAGACCGGATTGAGGAGTCCGGTGATCATCTCGGCGTTGACGAGACGCACGTACGAGCCGGGTTCAAGCGTCTCGGTCGACTCGTCCGTGAGCCGGTAGACGGAGTCGAACGTCTCCTGGCTCACCAGGATGACCGGCACATTCCTCCCGCCGAGTGCTCGCCCGAGCAGGACCTCCCTCGATTGGCTGGCGTTCTCGGGGCTGAGCGTGACGCTGGTGGTGGTCACGCCGTGTGCGTCTTTCGAAGTTGTGAGACTGACGTTCTGGTCACCGTACACCCCGCAGGACATGAACCGCTCGTCCTCGGGAAACTCGGACGGATCGAGCACCTGGACGTCGCGGCCCGACTTCTGTTCGAAGCTGCGAACCAGCGACTCGGTGAGGATCCGCGCACCGAACATCGACTCGGCATCGGCATCGACGACAACCAGCGTCTCCGGGTCCGGGCGCGGCATGTCCGGGGTCGCGTTGGCAAAGTACGACGGCATCGCTTTCTGGGCATAGAAGTCGGTCGCTCTCGGAATCCACTCGGCCTGGCGATCGGTGTCGTGCTCGGCAAACACCGTCATCAGACCGCCGCTGAGGTGCAGGACCATGAAAAACGCACCCCCCGCGACGTACACCGGGATGAGCGCGGCGAGCCCTGGTTTCTCTTCCGGAGCTGCCCTTTTGACGAGCAGGACGAAATAGGCAGCGATCGGCAGCATGCCGACCAGGAAGGCGAAGGTCACGCTACCGATGGTGTTGACGACAAACGGCAGATACTGGCCGACGAAATATCCGATTGCACCGAACGCCGCCGCGGGCAGCAGAATCATCATCACGATCTGCCGCATGCTGACATCGTCCTCGCTCGGTGCGGACCGCGGAGGATCGGCTGCGGCAAGGCCCTTCCACTTGAAAACCAGGGTGACGACCGAGATCAACAGACCGACCCCAGCGGCGGTGAATGCGAGGTTGAAGCTCCACAGATTCCGCAGCGGTGCCGCCAGCAGCGCCGAGGCGGAGGCACCGATGTTGATGCCCATGTAGAAGATATTGAATCCCGCATCGCGGCGCGGATCGCCCGGTTCGTAGAGATTGCCGACCATCGCCGAGATGTTCGGCTTGAACAGCCCGTTGCCGAGACACAGGAGGACGAGGCCCGAGTAAAAGGTCGGCATGCTCCGAATTCCGAGGGCGAAATAACCCGTCGCCATCAGGAGACCACCGATGAAAACGGATTTACGGAAGCCGAGGTACCGATCGGCAATCATCCCTCCGAGGAACGGCGTGAAATAGACGAAAGCCAGGTACGTGCCATAAATCTCACCCGCAGAGGCGTTCGACATCCCGAGTCCACCGCGCTCGGTGTCAATGATGTAGAGGTAGAGGATTCCGACGATCATGTAGAAACCGAGCCGTTCCCACATCTCGGTGAAGAACAGCGCTTTCAGGCCCTTTGGATGCCCAGAACTCATGTATGTCTCCCGGGAAGTCGATCTCGCGCCATCGTTCGCTCACGATGAAGCCCGGCGATCGTACCTCATCCCTGCACCTGCACCAACTCGATTTTCGTTCCCGGCCCTCGTGACATTTGACACCTCGCCACCCGCGGCCGACCGGACACCTGCCGACAAAACCGCGTCGGATTCCACTCTTCGAGCCGTCGATCGTCAAGCCGCGGCTTGACGAATGTCGAAAACACCAATAGCTTTTCCGGGACATCAGCGAGGAGAATCCAGGAGCTGACGCGAGCCCCGGCTCGCGTCCCAACACAAGGAGGAGGATTCATGGGCGAAGACACGTGGACGCACGAAGCGAAGTCGAACGCAGGTTGGCTGATTTTCTTGGGATTCCTGACCGCCATACTCGGCGTGCTGGCAATGGTCGCGCCGACCATCACCGGCGTGGCGGTGACCCTTCTGGTCGGCGTGCTGCTGACGATTGCCGGAATCTCGAGGATCATCCATGCGTTCAAATCAGGGAACTGGGGCACGGGCATCTGGGGGACCCTCATCGGCCTCCTCGGCGTCGTCGCCGGCCTGATCATGATCTTCAGGCCGGGCGTCGGACTCGCCTCGATCACGATGCTGATCGGGGTCTACTTCCTCATCGACGGCATCTCGGAAATCATTGCCTCGTTCAAGATGAAGCCGATCGATGGCTGGGGGTGGCTGCTCTTCGGCGGAATCGTCGCCCTGCTGCTGAGCATTCTGATCTTCATCGAGTGGCCGGTTTCCGGCGTATGGGCGGTCGGCGTACTGGTGGGCATCCACATTCTCATCGCTGGCGTCACCATGATCGTCTTCGGCTTTGGCGCGCGACGCGTCGCCGACACCATCGAGGACGCGGTCGAAAAGGCCGGCGACCTGGTTGAGGACGCTTATGACAAGACCAAGGAAGTTGCCGGCGACGTCGCAGAGGCAACTGGAGACGCTGTGGATAACGTCGTTGACAAGACCAAAGAGATCTTCGACAAAGACGACGACTAGCCGAGCAACGAGTCCGGTCGCAGACCTCTGATTGTGAGCCTGGCATCGCGCCAGGCAGTAATGGTGAAATCGATCAGCCGGCCGCAGCACGTGCTGCGGCCAGCCTCCTTTTCACAATCCAGGCCGTATGGGCCGCAAACCGAGTGATCGCGGAATCACTCGTGTAGAATCTCCGGCCATGAAAATCACGCGAATCACCTCGGCCGCCATCGCTTTCTCTATCATCATCGTGCTCTCCAACCCGATTTCCGCCCCGGGCCAGACAGCCGATCGAGACGCTCTCCGGGATCGCATCGAAGCCCTCTCGTCCACCCGTGGACCGACGGTGGCAGGCGCCCCCATCGCGGCAATGCCACTGATCTCGGCTATTTACGAATTGCGAGCATACGAGCCGGCGTGGAAGGATCCGAAGATGGTCGAGGAGCTTCTCGATCAAGTCGAGGGTTCGGCCTATCACGGACTCAACCCGAGCGACTTTCACGTCCGCCAGATCCGTGAAAGTCTTGAAGCGGGGGCCCGGAACAGGGACGCGAACTCTCGAGCCGACACCGAGATCCTCTGCACCGACGCCCTGGCCAGGCTGGGCGTCACGCTCAAATTCGGCAAGCTCGACGCGAAAAGGCTCGACCCGGCCTGGAATTTCGACCGCGAGATCGAATTCGAAGACCCCGTCAAGGTATTCAACGACGCCTTGAACAGCAAGAGGATCTCGGCAGCTCTCGAGAACGTGGATCCGGACACGGAATTCTACGATCGTCTCCGCCGGGCGCTCGTCAGGTATCGAGATATCGAGCAAAAGGGCGGATGGCCGACTGTTTCTGAAGGCCCGGGGCTCAAGTTGGGGGCGAAAGACGAACGGGTGATTTCGCTCAGGAAACGCCTCCGAATGACTGCGGATCTCAAGGGTGCGGAGCCGGCTGATCCGAACGTCTTTGACGATCACCTGGAAGCCGCAGTCAAGCACTTCCAGACGAGGCACGGCATCGACGCCGACGGCAAAGTCGGACCCCGCACTCTCGAGGAGCTGAACACCACGGTTGATGCGCGGATCGATCAAATTCGAGCGACCCTCGAGCGATTCCGATGGGTCTTCCGTGAACTTCCGGAGGATTACGTCATCGTCGACATCGCGGGCTACAACGCTCACCTGGTCAGGCACGAAAGAACAATCTGGAGCACGCGCGTCCAGGTTGGAAAGCCCTACCACATGACTCCGGTGTTCAGAGACACGATGCAGTACATCGACTTCAATCCAACCTGGACGATCCCTCCCGGAATTCTGCGCAACGAGACCCTGCCCAGGGTGCGCAAGGATCCGGAATACCTCAGCCGCAACAACATGAGCGTGGTCACTCATTCGGGCGAGATCATCGATCCGTCAACCGTCGACTGGGCGGCGACGGCCTCCGGGAAATTCCCGTACATGATCCGTCAGGAACCAGGTCCCGACAATGCGCTCGGCCGGGTCAAGTTCATGTTTCCCAACCAGTACATGGTTTACCTGCACGACACCCCGAGCAAAGGGCTCTTCGCGCGCACCGAACGCGCCTTCAGCCACGGCTGCATCCGTACGCAGAACCCGTTCGAGCTCGCGACTCTGCTGCTCGAGGACCAGGGATGGGACCGAGCGCGGGTCGACGAGGTGGTGGATTCGCTGGAGAACACGAGGGTCGATCTCGAGAAACCGATCGCCGTCCTGCTGCTCTACTGGACCGCCGAGGCCGACGCCGACGGGACCGTTCAATTTCGCAGGGACGTTTACAACCGCGACGCACCGATCATCGAGGGCCTCGACCAGCCTTTCCGGGTCGACCCACCGGAGGGCCTGCGCGAAGCGATTGAAAAAAGCTGATCCACAGCGTCCGGGTTCACTCGTCGTCGAGGAACTCGGACTCTCCGAGCCACTCGTCGTGCGGGTAGTAGATCCAAAGCACCGACCCGTCCTTGATGGCGTCGATGAGAATTCTCGAGATCGCAGGCCGGACTGCAGGGCATCCCCAACTTCGACCGACAAGGCGGTCATCGGCACGACCCTCGGACACGTAGGAGGCGCCGTGGATCACGATCAGACGCTCCCGGGCGTTGTCATTGATACCCTTCTCGAGGCCATCGAGCCGGAGCGAGTAGCCGTGGCGACCGTAATAGGTCTCGGCGGTCACGAACAGACCGAGGCTCGATTTGAGAGTGCCTTTCTCGTTGGAAAAGGTCAGGGCCTCCTCCATCGTGCCGCCCGACCCCCTCGGTTTGCCCATGCCGTGCGCCACCCACTCCTGGTACAGCACGCGGCCCGCGTTCATGTCGATCACCCACAACCTCTGTTGATAGGAGGGGAGCTCGTAGTCGATGATCGTCAGGATTTCCCGACGGACGTGACCGCCTTCCTGCGCCTGTTCGTAGGCCCCCAGCGCCAACTCGAGCACCTCGGGACGGAGGTTGCCCGCGTGCTCGAGAATGGATTTCGGCTCGATAGCCGCAACTGGGGCGCTCATCAAAACGCAGATCGTGAGCATCAGAGAGGTTCTCATCATCGCCCGGCCACGAATTGTAGCTCACACATTTCTCACCCAGAGAACCAGATTCCCGCTCGGGCACGCGCCCGACGGACCGTTATTTTCGCTCGGTTCTGGCCGGACCCTTCCCGCCAACCGGTTGCCATCAGTCGTCGTCAGGTGACATCTCGAGCAGCTCTACGACTTCGGTGTGACCATTCCTCTTGGCGAAGGACAAAGCGGTGTCGCCATCTTGGTCTTCGAGATTCCGATCCGCGCCGTGGACCAGGAGAAGGCGCACGATGTCCAGGAGACCTTCCGCCGCCGCGGTCATCAAAGGCGTGAAACCTTCCAGAGTGCCCTGGACGTTCACGCCGGCTCCCTGTTGCAAAAGGAGTTCGACCGTCTCTGCAAAGGGTCCGCTCGAGGCATACATTAGCGCCGTCCGGCCGTTGCCGTCTTTGGCGTCAATCGCGGCACCCGCGTCGAGGAGAAATTCGACCACCGGGAAATGCCCGTTGAACGAGGCGAACATCAGTGGCGTGCGCCTCTCGGCGTCGATCGCGTCGACTGATGTTCCGTCCGCCACAAGCCGTCGTACAGTGTCCAGTTCTCCGACGTATGCGGCCTCCATGAGGGTCTGCTCCTCCGGAGTCAGCTGTACCGGAGCCTGTGCCACGAGGGGAGTGCACATACTCCACAGCACTACAAAAAAACCGGCTATGGATTTCATGACCCCTACCTTAACCCGAATATCACACCCGCTTTAGTCGCCTGGCTGGGAAAATGGTGGAAACGTGGTGTCTGCATCCTGAGGCGCGGGCGAGTCACAACCCTCGCAGATCGCCCGTGACTCATGACGTCCGGCTTGATACCGGACTTCACACCCAGCGGTAGACCACCGAGTTGATGTTCATGCCGGCTCCGACTGATGCCAGGACCACGGCATCGCCCGGATCAACCCGCTGACCATCCATTTCTCCGCGTGCCACCATATCGACCAGCGTCGGCACGGTCGCAACCGACGAGTTGCCCAACCACGATATGCTCATCGGCATGATCCCCTCGGGGATCTCTCTGACCTCGTAGAGCTTGAACAGGCGCTTGAGGATCGCGTCGTCCATCTTGGCGTTCGCCTGATGAAGAAAGACCTTTTTGACATTTTCCAGGCTCAACCCAGCGCGGTCGAGACTCTTCTTGACCACCCCCGGCACATTGGAAAGGGCGTAGTTGTAGAGCTTGCGGCCATACATCTTGAGGTAGAGGGTCTCGTCTGCGTTACTACGATCGTACGACTCCCCCATCCACAGCAGGCGCGCGTGATCGATCGTGTCCGAGCGCGCCGCGTGAGCGAGAATGCCAATTTCATTTTCCGTCTCGTGGACCTCGAGCACCGTCGCCCCGGCGCCATCCGAATAGATCATGCTGTCTCGATCGTGGGGATCGGAAATGCGGGACAGGGTTTCCCCACCGATCACCAAGGCACGAGATGCGTCACCCGATCTCAGAAAATAGTCCGCTTGAATGACGCCTTGAACCCAGCCGGGACACCCGAAGGGCAGATCGTAGGCGATGCACTCGGGGTTGGCGATCCCGAGATGCTGCTTGACCCGCGCGGCCAGACTGGGACAGAAGTCGCAGCGACGGTTGGCTGCAAGGACATCACCGAAATTGTGGGCAAAAATGATGTAATCCAGAGACTCGGGATCGATCCCGGCGGCTTGAATCGCCTTCTCGGAAGCCAGAGTACCGAGGTCCGAAGCGACTTGATCGTCCTCCGCATATCGGCGCTCGGCTATCTCCGTGATCTCCTCGAATTTTTCGACTGTCCTGTTATTGTCAGCCCTGTCGATCGGCTGGTCGTAATCGATGAAGAATCGGTTGTCGAGGAACTCGTCGTTGCTCACCCGTCTTTGCGGAATGTAGCTCCCCGTTCCCGCGATCACTGTTCGGCGCATCTTTCCTCCCCGCCTGCCGCCCCCGCTCGATCCACTCGGTCAACGCGGGCCACAGCAGGGCGACAGCGTACCGTTTTCAGCGCCGGCGTCAATGGCACATGGCATCCTTCATCGTCGCCACCTCGATGACACCAACCGAAACCATCGTCATTCACATTCCGTTTCCCATCGACTCGGGTGCGGATACTGTCACCGCTAACCCCGGGCCGAACCGTTCTCGGGAAAGACCTTTGGCAGAGCGTTCCAGCCGACCCTGATAGGATTCGGCCGTGGCGCGAGAAAAGACTCCAGCACCAAAACCATCGCACTGGCCGATCAAGGTTGCGGCGATCGGTTTCTTCCTGGCCGAGAT
The sequence above is drawn from the Acidobacteriota bacterium genome and encodes:
- a CDS encoding murein L,D-transpeptidase catalytic domain family protein, whose product is MMRTSLMLTICVLMSAPVAAIEPKSILEHAGNLRPEVLELALGAYEQAQEGGHVRREILTIIDYELPSYQQRLWVIDMNAGRVLYQEWVAHGMGKPRGSGGTMEEALTFSNEKGTLKSSLGLFVTAETYYGRHGYSLRLDGLEKGINDNARERLIVIHGASYVSEGRADDRLVGRSWGCPAVRPAISRILIDAIKDGSVLWIYYPHDEWLGESEFLDDE
- a CDS encoding ankyrin repeat domain-containing protein, which codes for MAQAPVQLTPEEQTLMEAAYVGELDTVRRLVADGTSVDAIDAERRTPLMFASFNGHFPVVEFLLDAGAAIDAKDGNGRTALMYASSGPFAETVELLLQQGAGVNVQGTLEGFTPLMTAAAEGLLDIVRLLLVHGADRNLEDQDGDTALSFAKRNGHTEVVELLEMSPDDD
- a CDS encoding ketoacyl-ACP synthase III gives rise to the protein MRRTVIAGTGSYIPQRRVSNDEFLDNRFFIDYDQPIDRADNNRTVEKFEEITEIAERRYAEDDQVASDLGTLASEKAIQAAGIDPESLDYIIFAHNFGDVLAANRRCDFCPSLAARVKQHLGIANPECIAYDLPFGCPGWVQGVIQADYFLRSGDASRALVIGGETLSRISDPHDRDSMIYSDGAGATVLEVHETENEIGILAHAARSDTIDHARLLWMGESYDRSNADETLYLKMYGRKLYNYALSNVPGVVKKSLDRAGLSLENVKKVFLHQANAKMDDAILKRLFKLYEVREIPEGIMPMSISWLGNSSVATVPTLVDMVARGEMDGQRVDPGDAVVLASVGAGMNINSVVYRWV